The DNA window AACGATAGCAGTCGGACTCCCCAACGTGGGTCATAGAATTTATAAAGAATTAATTCAATATGTGAAATACGGATGGAGGACGTGATTCGCACCGTCAAAGTCAAACTCGATGTCCCTACAGAGCGGTGTGACGACCTCCATCAGACCAAAGACCAGTTCCTCCACTGTGCCAATACGACGGCAGACTGGGCGTGGAGATACCCACACGACTACTGTATAACCTCGAAACAGAGTGCTGAGAACGCCCTCTACGACAGACTTCGTAGTGAGACGGAGTTGACCGCGAATCTCGTGCAGAAAGGGATTCGACGCGCTATAGAGGCTACAAAAAGCGGTGTCGCTCGACTCAAGGACGGCGACAAGACGAGTCAACCGCACTTCGACACGTGGAGCGTTGTCTATGACAAACGAAGCGCAACGTTCCACCGCGATCACGTCTCTCTGTCCACGGTGAACGGCCGTGTCGAGTGCGACTACGTGATTCCAACCAAACCAGAGGGAACACCAATTGGTGAGTATCTGCTGAACGAGGACTACGAGTTCCGTATGTCCACATTGCAGTACGACCGTTCCACAGAGTCGTTCTATCTCCATGCACGGATGCGCCGACTCGAACGTGATGACCGAGAGCAGTCCACAGCGTCTTCTGATACCAAGCACAGAACAGTCCTTGGCGTTGACCTAAACGTGGACGGTTCGCTCGCCGTGACTTCGACAGGCGTGTTCATCGGAAACGCTGACGAGATGAATCATCGACGCCGAGCGTTCGAGAAGACTCGCGGGTCACTGCAACAGACTGGGATGCGGTCGGCACACCTGTCGATTCAATCGATGAAAGACCGCGAACACCGCTGGATGCAAGACGAACTCCATCGCGCTTCGAACCAGATTCTCGAAGAAGCCCGTGACCACGACTGCACGCACGTTGC is part of the Natronolimnobius sp. AArcel1 genome and encodes:
- a CDS encoding RNA-guided endonuclease TnpB family protein, which translates into the protein MEDVIRTVKVKLDVPTERCDDLHQTKDQFLHCANTTADWAWRYPHDYCITSKQSAENALYDRLRSETELTANLVQKGIRRAIEATKSGVARLKDGDKTSQPHFDTWSVVYDKRSATFHRDHVSLSTVNGRVECDYVIPTKPEGTPIGEYLLNEDYEFRMSTLQYDRSTESFYLHARMRRLERDDREQSTASSDTKHRTVLGVDLNVDGSLAVTSTGVFIGNADEMNHRRRAFEKTRGSLQQTGMRSAHLSIQSMKDREHRWMQDELHRASNQILEEARDHDCTHVAFENLTGIRDRMAGAKRFHAWAFRRLYHYVEYKAEMFGIETEQVSPAYTSQRCSSCGFTHESNRQSKHQFVCQKCEYELNADYNASKNIARKLLKKLHSRQKSSSGGAPCQCALTSGTLNLNGDYTASVNSTAEGESTDKPTTSVVGY